Proteins encoded in a region of the Pseudomonas viciae genome:
- the tssJ gene encoding type VI secretion system lipoprotein TssJ, with product MIPRFLLAVATALLLTACAKDAAQPQPEEAEADTAAIELHFHAIAGLNPGATGQPAPVRVRIFELKNAATFGRSDYFALAERAQATLGADLIDQDEVLIQPGQQLSLQRDLDPATRHIGILVGYRELDQSLWRTVMNVPAREYTEYQISLDVRAVRSAAVVPPSSPAQ from the coding sequence ATGATTCCCAGGTTTTTACTAGCAGTCGCCACCGCGCTTCTGCTGACGGCGTGCGCCAAGGATGCGGCCCAACCCCAGCCCGAAGAAGCTGAGGCCGACACCGCCGCCATCGAGCTGCACTTTCATGCCATTGCCGGGCTCAACCCCGGTGCCACCGGCCAACCGGCCCCAGTCCGGGTGCGCATTTTCGAATTGAAAAATGCTGCCACCTTCGGTCGTTCCGATTATTTCGCCCTGGCCGAACGCGCCCAGGCAACGCTGGGCGCCGACCTGATCGATCAGGATGAGGTGCTGATCCAACCCGGCCAGCAGTTGAGCCTGCAACGCGACCTCGACCCGGCCACGCGGCATATCGGAATACTGGTGGGCTATCGCGAGTTGGATCAGTCGCTGTGGCGCACGGTGATGAATGTCCCGGCGCGCGAATACACCGAATACCAGATCAGCCTCGACGTGCGCGCCGTGCGCAGCGCCGCCGTCGTTCCCCCATCCAGCCCTGCCCAATAA
- the tssC gene encoding type VI secretion system contractile sheath large subunit produces MTDNTAREGAQNLGATQETSEFASLLLQEFKPKTERAREAVETAVRTLAEQALAQTDLVSNDAIKSIESIIAAIDAKLTAQVNQVIHHPDFQQLESAWRGLHYLVNNTESDEQLKIRVLNISKTDLHKTLKKFKGTAWDQSPIFKKMYEEEYGQFGGEPYGCLVGDYYFDQSPPDVELLGELSKVCAAMHSPFIAAASPTVMGMGSWQELSNPRDLTKIFTTPEYAGWRSLRESEDSRYIGLTMPRFLARLPYGAKTDPVEAFAFEENTDGADSSKYTWANAAYAMAVNINRSFKHFGWCSRIRGVESGGEVENLPAHTFPTDDGGVDMKCPTEIAISDRREAELAKNGFMPLLHKKNTDFAAFIGAQSLQKPAEYDDPDATANANLAARLPYLFATCRFAHYLKCIVRDKIGSFKEKDEMQRWLQDWILNYVDGDPAHSTETTKAQHPLAAAEVIVEEVEGNPGYYNSKFYLRPHYQLEGLTVSLRLVSKLPSTKGA; encoded by the coding sequence ATGACTGACAATACCGCCCGCGAAGGCGCTCAGAACCTGGGTGCCACCCAAGAAACCAGCGAATTCGCGTCCCTGCTGCTGCAAGAATTCAAGCCCAAGACCGAGCGCGCCCGCGAAGCCGTCGAGACCGCCGTGCGGACCCTGGCCGAACAGGCCCTGGCGCAGACTGACCTGGTGTCCAACGACGCCATCAAGTCGATCGAATCGATCATCGCCGCCATCGACGCCAAGCTCACCGCCCAGGTCAACCAGGTCATTCACCACCCCGACTTCCAGCAACTGGAAAGCGCCTGGCGTGGCCTGCACTACCTGGTCAACAACACCGAGAGCGATGAGCAGCTCAAGATCCGCGTGCTCAACATCTCCAAGACCGACCTGCACAAGACCCTGAAGAAATTCAAGGGCACCGCGTGGGACCAGAGCCCGATCTTCAAGAAGATGTACGAAGAAGAATACGGCCAGTTCGGCGGCGAACCTTACGGTTGCCTGGTGGGCGACTACTACTTCGACCAGTCGCCACCGGATGTCGAACTGCTGGGCGAACTGTCGAAAGTTTGCGCGGCCATGCACTCGCCGTTCATCGCCGCGGCATCGCCGACCGTGATGGGCATGGGCTCGTGGCAGGAACTGTCGAACCCACGCGACCTGACCAAAATCTTCACCACTCCGGAATACGCCGGCTGGCGTTCGCTGCGTGAATCGGAAGACTCGCGCTACATCGGCCTGACCATGCCGCGCTTCCTGGCGCGCCTGCCGTACGGCGCCAAGACCGACCCGGTGGAAGCCTTCGCCTTCGAAGAAAATACCGACGGCGCCGACAGCTCCAAGTACACCTGGGCCAACGCCGCTTACGCAATGGCAGTGAACATCAACCGTTCGTTCAAACACTTCGGCTGGTGCTCGCGCATCCGTGGCGTTGAATCTGGCGGTGAAGTGGAAAACCTGCCGGCCCACACGTTCCCGACCGACGACGGTGGCGTGGACATGAAGTGCCCGACCGAAATCGCCATCTCGGACCGCCGTGAAGCGGAACTGGCGAAGAACGGTTTCATGCCGCTGCTGCACAAGAAAAACACCGACTTCGCGGCCTTCATCGGCGCCCAGTCGTTGCAGAAACCGGCCGAGTACGACGACCCGGACGCCACCGCCAACGCCAACCTGGCCGCGCGCCTGCCGTACCTGTTCGCCACCTGCCGTTTCGCCCATTACCTGAAGTGCATCGTGCGCGACAAGATCGGTTCCTTCAAAGAGAAGGACGAGATGCAGCGCTGGTTGCAGGACTGGATCCTCAACTACGTCGACGGTGATCCGGCGCACTCCACCGAGACCACCAAGGCCCAGCACCCACTGGCAGCGGCCGAAGTGATCGTCGAAGAAGTCGAAGGCAACCCGGGGTACTACAACTCCAAGTTCTACCTGCGTCCGCACTATCAGCTCGAAGGACTGACCGTGTCGCTGCGCCTGGTATCGAAACTGCCTTCGACCAAGGGCGCATAA
- a CDS encoding type VI secretion system amidase effector protein Tae4: protein MAKPSFVNLWNSYPPYPSASPACDGPYINQCAIRMSIALCGEKTLPVNSSTYTLDPKCAHGHARGAESLANWLWKKNRLGAPKVYTTSVADRTTLMGKTGIIFFKDCYQQNSDTAGRPTGDHIDLWNRGLTKSGDLFSRSKAIWFWELS from the coding sequence ATGGCCAAGCCTTCGTTTGTCAATTTGTGGAACAGCTATCCGCCCTACCCCTCCGCCAGTCCGGCGTGCGACGGTCCCTATATCAACCAGTGCGCTATTCGTATGAGCATCGCCTTGTGCGGAGAAAAGACCTTACCGGTCAACTCTTCGACTTATACGCTGGATCCCAAATGCGCCCATGGACATGCCCGTGGCGCGGAATCATTGGCCAACTGGCTATGGAAGAAGAACCGCCTCGGCGCGCCGAAGGTCTACACCACCAGCGTGGCAGACCGCACAACACTGATGGGCAAGACCGGAATCATCTTCTTCAAAGACTGCTACCAACAGAATAGCGACACTGCCGGCCGACCTACTGGCGATCACATCGACCTGTGGAACCGTGGCCTGACCAAGAGCGGTGATCTGTTCTCAAGATCCAAGGCCATCTGGTTCTGGGAGCTTTCGTGA
- a CDS encoding DotU family type VI secretion system protein: MSNDDRTQFMPTPGGRGGDPFRPDAGRPQPTPAPAPLSMPAAPVLTGKAQGLNPLESAAGPLLALLTRLRSTIAHPAPASLRAQLLAYLRQFEERAEAAGVVRNEVLLARYALCTALDEAVLSTPWGGTSDWGKQSLLITVHNEAWGGEKVFQLLEHCLQSPRERLYLLELLYLCMCLGFEGRYRVMNDGRSQLEALRERTAGVIRSARGDYERELSPHWRGVTVARDRLAQFMPPWIAVAIGAALLLALLFGLRMKLASDAEPVFKNIHFLGEIPVQTIDRPVVQPKVIERPRLAGFLADEIRAGRIAVEDAVDRSVVTIRGDELFASGSASIKDDFQPLMLRIADAVRKVKGQVLVTGHSDNRPIATLRFPSNWALSEARARSVLEILSAKTGQPERFSAEGRSDTEPLASNATTEGRARNRRVEITVLAEGVE; the protein is encoded by the coding sequence ATGAGCAACGACGATCGTACCCAGTTCATGCCAACCCCCGGTGGCCGCGGTGGAGATCCCTTCCGCCCGGACGCTGGTCGCCCACAGCCGACGCCTGCGCCGGCACCACTGTCGATGCCGGCCGCGCCGGTCCTGACGGGCAAAGCCCAGGGCCTCAATCCCTTGGAGAGCGCCGCCGGCCCGCTGTTGGCCCTGCTGACGCGCCTGCGCAGCACCATTGCTCACCCGGCCCCGGCCAGTTTGCGCGCGCAACTGCTGGCCTACCTGCGCCAGTTCGAAGAACGCGCCGAGGCCGCCGGCGTGGTGCGCAACGAAGTGTTGCTGGCCCGCTACGCCTTGTGCACCGCCCTCGATGAAGCGGTGTTGAGCACGCCGTGGGGTGGCACCAGCGACTGGGGCAAGCAGAGCCTGTTGATCACCGTGCACAACGAAGCCTGGGGCGGCGAGAAGGTCTTCCAGCTGCTGGAGCATTGCCTGCAAAGCCCGCGTGAGCGCTTGTATCTGCTGGAGCTGTTGTACCTGTGCATGTGCCTGGGTTTCGAGGGGCGCTACCGGGTGATGAACGACGGTCGCAGCCAATTGGAAGCGTTGCGTGAGCGCACCGCAGGCGTGATCCGCAGTGCCCGTGGCGACTACGAGCGTGAGCTGTCGCCGCACTGGCGCGGTGTCACCGTGGCCCGCGATCGACTGGCCCAATTCATGCCGCCGTGGATCGCCGTGGCCATCGGCGCGGCGCTGCTGCTGGCGCTGCTGTTCGGCCTGCGCATGAAGCTGGCCTCCGATGCCGAACCGGTGTTCAAGAACATTCACTTCCTGGGTGAAATCCCGGTACAGACCATCGACCGTCCCGTGGTGCAACCGAAGGTGATCGAACGGCCACGCCTGGCCGGTTTCCTCGCCGATGAAATCAGGGCCGGTCGGATTGCGGTGGAAGACGCCGTTGACCGCTCGGTGGTGACCATCCGTGGCGATGAACTGTTCGCCTCCGGCAGCGCCAGCATCAAGGACGATTTCCAGCCGTTGATGCTGCGCATTGCCGATGCGGTGCGCAAGGTCAAGGGCCAGGTCCTGGTGACCGGCCACAGCGACAATCGACCGATCGCCACCCTCAGGTTCCCGTCCAACTGGGCCTTGTCCGAGGCGCGGGCCAGGTCGGTGCTGGAGATTCTCTCGGCCAAGACCGGCCAGCCTGAGCGCTTCAGCGCGGAAGGTCGCAGCGACACCGAGCCGCTGGCGTCCAACGCCACCACAGAGGGGCGTGCGCGCAATCGTCGGGTTGAAATCACAGTATTGGCGGAGGGGGTCGAGTGA
- the tssA gene encoding type VI secretion system protein TssA — translation MDVPLLLAAVSATSPCGEDLEYDADFLRLERDSRGQPERSMGDSILPAEPPEWRSIQQQSLDLLQRSKDLRITHFLLQSSLALEGIPGLARVLTLISELLKQYWAELHPRLDADDDNDPTVRINALAGLTSDVTIRLLRESILARSRTFGAVRLRAAANASGLQSFPDENLGAEQLAGALLDSDPEQLEITRAALLEARSAAEAIEQQVSDQVGSAQGVDLGPLKQPLKMALQILGQFAPQSGDSALSDPVSDDSAATAEYASAPSAPRNTGTSTVSGEINNRDDVLRSLDRILAYYTRHEPSSPLPVLLNRAKNLVHADFAAIVRNLIPDGMSQFENLRGPDSE, via the coding sequence GTGGATGTGCCTTTGCTGCTCGCCGCCGTATCCGCGACCTCGCCGTGCGGTGAAGATTTGGAATATGACGCGGATTTCTTGCGCCTGGAACGCGATTCCCGGGGCCAGCCCGAACGCAGCATGGGCGATTCGATTTTGCCTGCCGAACCGCCTGAGTGGCGCAGCATCCAGCAGCAAAGCCTGGACCTGCTGCAACGCAGCAAAGACCTGCGCATCACCCATTTCCTGTTGCAAAGCTCCTTGGCCCTTGAAGGCATTCCGGGCCTGGCCCGTGTGCTGACGCTGATCAGCGAATTGCTCAAGCAATACTGGGCCGAGCTGCACCCGCGCCTGGACGCCGATGACGACAACGACCCCACCGTGCGCATCAATGCCCTCGCGGGCCTGACGTCCGATGTCACCATTCGCCTGCTGCGCGAAAGCATCCTGGCCCGTTCCCGGACCTTCGGCGCCGTCAGGCTGCGCGCCGCCGCCAATGCCAGCGGCCTGCAAAGTTTCCCGGATGAAAACCTCGGCGCCGAACAACTCGCCGGGGCCTTGCTCGACAGCGATCCCGAGCAGTTGGAGATCACCCGTGCCGCCCTGCTGGAAGCCCGCAGCGCCGCCGAAGCCATCGAGCAGCAGGTCAGCGACCAGGTCGGTTCTGCCCAGGGCGTGGACCTTGGCCCGTTGAAGCAACCGCTCAAGATGGCCTTGCAGATTCTCGGTCAGTTCGCCCCACAGAGTGGCGACAGCGCCCTGTCCGATCCCGTCAGCGACGACAGCGCCGCGACAGCTGAATATGCCAGCGCACCAAGCGCACCGCGCAACACCGGCACCAGCACCGTCAGCGGTGAAATCAACAACCGCGACGACGTGCTGCGCAGCCTGGACCGGATTCTTGCTTACTACACCCGTCATGAGCCCTCCAGCCCGCTGCCGGTGCTGTTGAACCGGGCCAAGAATCTGGTGCACGCCGACTTTGCGGCCATCGTGCGCAATCTGATTCCCGACGGCATGAGTCAATTTGAAAACCTGCGCGGCCCAGACAGCGAATAA
- the tagH gene encoding type VI secretion system-associated FHA domain protein TagH: MPLCLTITSYHKITPGQCSEKSMNQGVMAIGRNSDNDWVLPDPERLVSGKHCVIQYKDGRYYLTDNSTNGVELVKAGIRLRKGNSEPLQDGEVIRIGDYEIQARVDFNLPVTDSNPFAEAPSSFEALMGHQSAAVNTPSSIPVAPPAHFQGVSSMDTLPDLFDFLTPTSVPPAAQPDHVPAEQHNFRPPTPIARPSPPPVVEPVIPPSASVIPDDWDPFSDKPAPVAVAPLPVAPPSVPLPPVVEPVATPIAQAPLVDIFAEISAPPPAPVREAPVTRVEPPVAPVAPVAAVETAQPDLLQAFLRGAGLDQLRLDKAQAEAQMESIGRSYRLMVEGLIDVLRARSSLKGEFRIQQTMIQPVENNPLKFAPNVDEALLLLLRHGNQAFMAPDAAVRDSFDDLRAHQLAVMAGVEAAIKHLLARFEPAQLEERMGKPGGLSGIFSGSRQAQYWQQFTELYGNISREAQEDFQDLFGREFSRAYEEHSTRQRRR; this comes from the coding sequence ATGCCGCTGTGTTTGACTATCACTAGTTATCACAAGATTACCCCAGGCCAGTGTTCTGAAAAGTCCATGAACCAGGGGGTGATGGCAATTGGCCGCAATTCCGATAATGACTGGGTATTGCCGGATCCTGAGCGTCTGGTTTCCGGCAAACATTGCGTTATCCAATACAAGGACGGGCGCTATTACTTAACCGATAACAGCACCAATGGTGTGGAATTGGTCAAGGCTGGTATTCGCCTGCGCAAGGGCAACAGCGAGCCGCTGCAAGATGGTGAAGTGATCCGCATCGGTGACTATGAAATCCAGGCACGTGTCGATTTCAACCTGCCGGTCACCGACAGCAACCCGTTCGCCGAAGCGCCCAGCAGCTTCGAGGCGTTGATGGGGCACCAAAGCGCTGCCGTGAATACACCATCGTCGATCCCGGTGGCCCCGCCGGCGCATTTCCAGGGCGTGTCGTCCATGGACACCCTGCCGGACCTGTTCGACTTCCTGACCCCGACCAGCGTCCCGCCGGCTGCCCAGCCTGACCATGTGCCGGCCGAGCAGCACAATTTCCGCCCGCCGACGCCAATTGCCCGGCCGAGCCCGCCGCCGGTGGTTGAGCCGGTGATACCACCGTCCGCTTCGGTGATCCCGGACGACTGGGACCCCTTCAGCGACAAGCCTGCACCGGTGGCCGTTGCTCCGCTGCCCGTGGCCCCGCCGTCGGTGCCGCTACCGCCGGTGGTCGAGCCGGTTGCGACGCCTATTGCGCAGGCTCCGCTCGTCGACATCTTTGCTGAAATCAGTGCACCGCCGCCGGCGCCCGTGCGGGAAGCGCCAGTGACCCGCGTCGAGCCCCCGGTCGCTCCAGTTGCACCTGTTGCTGCGGTCGAAACCGCCCAGCCCGATCTGCTGCAAGCCTTCCTGCGCGGCGCCGGGCTCGATCAGTTGCGCCTGGACAAGGCCCAGGCCGAAGCGCAGATGGAAAGCATCGGGCGCAGTTATCGGCTGATGGTCGAGGGGCTGATCGATGTCTTGCGCGCTCGTAGCAGCCTCAAGGGTGAGTTCCGCATTCAGCAGACAATGATTCAACCGGTGGAAAACAATCCACTGAAGTTCGCGCCCAACGTCGACGAAGCGCTGCTCTTGCTATTGCGCCACGGCAATCAGGCGTTCATGGCGCCGGACGCGGCGGTGCGTGACAGTTTCGACGACCTGCGCGCCCACCAGTTGGCCGTGATGGCCGGCGTGGAAGCGGCGATCAAACATCTGCTGGCGCGCTTCGAGCCGGCACAATTGGAAGAGCGCATGGGCAAACCCGGTGGGTTGTCGGGGATCTTCAGTGGTTCGCGACAGGCCCAGTACTGGCAGCAATTCACCGAGCTCTACGGCAACATTTCCCGTGAGGCCCAGGAGGATTTCCAGGACCTGTTCGGTCGTGAATTCAGTCGCGCCTACGAAGAACACAGCACACGACAGCGACGCCGTTGA
- the tssB gene encoding type VI secretion system contractile sheath small subunit — MAKQSSQKFIARNRAPRVQIEYDVELYGAEKKVQLPFVMGVMADLAGKPAEPLAPVADRKFLEVDVDNFDSRLKAMQPRVAFHVPNELTGEGNLSLDLTFESMDDFSPAAVARKVDSLNKLLEARTQLANLLTYMDGKTGAEEIIMKAIKDPALLQALASAPKPAQDQ; from the coding sequence GTGGCGAAGCAAAGTTCTCAGAAATTCATCGCGCGCAACCGCGCGCCTCGAGTGCAGATCGAGTACGACGTCGAGCTCTACGGCGCCGAGAAAAAGGTCCAGTTGCCCTTCGTCATGGGGGTAATGGCCGACCTCGCCGGCAAGCCCGCCGAGCCTCTGGCACCTGTGGCCGATCGCAAGTTCCTAGAAGTCGACGTCGATAACTTCGACTCGCGCCTCAAGGCCATGCAACCGCGCGTGGCGTTCCATGTGCCCAACGAACTGACCGGCGAAGGCAATCTGAGCCTGGACCTGACCTTCGAAAGCATGGACGACTTCAGCCCGGCAGCCGTAGCCCGCAAGGTCGACTCGCTGAACAAATTGCTCGAAGCGCGCACCCAGCTGGCCAACCTGCTGACCTACATGGACGGCAAGACTGGCGCCGAAGAAATCATCATGAAGGCGATCAAGGACCCAGCGCTGTTGCAAGCCCTGGCGAGCGCGCCGAAGCCAGCACAGGATCAATGA
- the tssK gene encoding type VI secretion system baseplate subunit TssK, which produces MSWNNRVVWSEGMFIGTQHFQQHDRYLENLIDARSRPLSAGAWGFSELLIDQGLLAQGKLAIISARGLLPDGTPFNIPQDDLAPTPLNVDDNLRDGLVYLALPLKRAGARDTVDEGEALGAARYVSQVSEVRDDNAPFENRAPVALGSRALRLLTAQDGIGDYAAVGVVRIKEKRADRALVLDDSYIPPLLDVIASKPLAAFRSELLGLLHQRGEALAGRVVASGAGGASEIADFMLLQLVNRAQPLIQHLSQLSPLHPERFYSELVSLAGEFSTFTASGRRPQEYPQYQHDDLALSYAPVMQALREALSMLIDSRATPIPIVEKAYGIHVAMLADKTLLDSASFILVVRADVPAETLRGRFGQQSKVGSVEHIRDLVNLQLPGIGLLPLPVAPRQLPYHAGSTYYELDRGSDHWQQLSNSGGFAFHIAGQFPGLNLAFWAIRG; this is translated from the coding sequence ATGTCCTGGAATAATCGCGTGGTCTGGTCGGAAGGCATGTTCATTGGAACGCAGCACTTCCAGCAGCACGACCGTTACCTGGAAAACCTCATTGACGCTCGCAGCCGCCCGTTGTCGGCCGGCGCCTGGGGTTTTTCCGAATTGCTGATCGACCAGGGCCTGCTGGCCCAGGGCAAGCTGGCGATTATCTCGGCGCGCGGCCTGCTGCCGGACGGCACGCCGTTCAACATTCCCCAGGATGACCTGGCGCCCACACCGCTGAACGTCGACGACAACCTGCGCGATGGCCTGGTGTACCTGGCCTTGCCGCTCAAGCGTGCCGGCGCCCGTGACACCGTGGATGAAGGCGAAGCCCTGGGCGCGGCGCGCTACGTCAGCCAGGTGAGCGAAGTGCGCGACGACAACGCACCGTTCGAAAACCGTGCGCCGGTGGCCCTGGGCTCCCGGGCGTTGCGCCTTTTGACCGCTCAGGATGGCATCGGTGACTACGCCGCCGTCGGTGTGGTGCGCATCAAGGAAAAACGTGCCGACCGCGCCCTGGTGCTCGACGACAGCTACATCCCGCCGCTGCTGGACGTGATCGCTTCCAAACCGTTGGCGGCGTTTCGCAGCGAACTGCTGGGCCTGCTCCATCAACGCGGCGAAGCCCTCGCCGGGCGGGTGGTGGCTTCCGGTGCCGGTGGTGCTTCGGAGATCGCTGATTTCATGCTGCTGCAACTGGTCAACCGCGCTCAACCGCTGATCCAGCACCTGAGCCAGTTGAGCCCTTTGCACCCCGAACGGTTCTACAGCGAGCTGGTGAGCCTGGCCGGCGAGTTCTCCACGTTCACCGCTTCCGGGCGACGACCGCAGGAGTACCCGCAATACCAGCACGATGACCTGGCGCTCAGTTACGCGCCGGTGATGCAGGCCCTGCGCGAAGCCCTGTCGATGCTGATCGACAGCAGGGCCACGCCGATTCCGATTGTCGAGAAAGCCTACGGCATCCACGTGGCGATGCTGGCCGACAAGACCCTGCTCGACAGCGCCAGTTTCATCCTGGTGGTGCGCGCCGACGTCCCGGCCGAAACCCTGCGCGGCCGCTTCGGCCAGCAGAGCAAAGTCGGTTCGGTGGAGCACATCCGCGACCTGGTCAACCTGCAACTGCCAGGCATCGGCCTGCTGCCATTGCCGGTGGCGCCACGCCAGTTGCCGTACCACGCCGGTTCTACCTACTACGAACTCGACCGGGGCAGCGACCACTGGCAGCAACTGAGCAACTCCGGCGGCTTTGCGTTCCACATCGCCGGCCAGTTCCCAGGGCTGAACCTGGCTTTCTGGGCGATCCGAGGATAA
- a CDS encoding Hcp family type VI secretion system effector: protein MAVDIFIKIGDIKGESMDKAHKDEIDVLNWSWGMSQSGNMHVGSGGGAGKVNVQDLSLTKYVDKASPNLMMHCASGKHIDKVKLTVRKAGGESQVEYMIINLEEVLVTSLSTGGSGSDDRLTENVTLNFAKVLVDYQPQKADGTKEGGPVKFGWNIRQNVKV from the coding sequence ATGGCTGTTGATATTTTCATCAAGATCGGCGACATCAAGGGCGAGTCCATGGACAAAGCCCACAAGGACGAGATCGATGTCCTGAACTGGAGCTGGGGCATGTCCCAGTCCGGCAACATGCACGTGGGCAGTGGCGGTGGTGCGGGCAAGGTGAACGTGCAGGACCTGTCGCTGACCAAGTACGTCGACAAGGCTTCGCCAAACCTGATGATGCACTGCGCAAGCGGCAAGCACATCGACAAGGTCAAGCTGACCGTGCGCAAGGCCGGCGGTGAAAGCCAGGTCGAGTACATGATCATCAACCTGGAAGAAGTGCTGGTTACCTCCCTGAGCACCGGCGGCTCGGGCAGCGATGACCGCCTGACCGAAAACGTCACCCTGAACTTCGCCAAGGTGCTGGTGGACTATCAGCCGCAGAAAGCCGACGGCACCAAGGAAGGCGGTCCGGTCAAGTTCGGCTGGAACATCCGTCAGAACGTCAAGGTGTAA
- the tssE gene encoding type VI secretion system baseplate subunit TssE, whose translation MVTEIATRDRLQPSLLDRLTDDDPTNPKESADKRVLSLTQLKASVLRDLAWLLNTTSLLSADATLHTPAGTSVVNFGLPALAGNSASNVDVSALETLIHQAIATFEPRILRHTLRVRARATAEMNHNALSFEIEGDLWAQPVPLRLMLQTDLDLESGHVRVVNADQRRRP comes from the coding sequence GTGGTAACCGAAATCGCCACCCGCGATCGCCTGCAACCGTCCCTGCTGGACCGGTTGACCGACGACGACCCGACCAATCCCAAGGAAAGCGCCGACAAGCGCGTGCTCTCCCTGACCCAATTGAAAGCCTCGGTGCTGCGTGACTTGGCGTGGTTGCTCAATACCACCTCATTGCTCAGCGCCGATGCCACGCTGCATACCCCGGCGGGCACCTCGGTGGTGAATTTCGGGCTGCCGGCACTGGCCGGTAACAGCGCGTCGAACGTCGATGTCTCGGCCCTGGAAACCTTGATCCACCAGGCCATTGCCACCTTCGAACCGCGCATCCTGCGCCACACTTTGCGGGTGCGAGCCCGGGCGACGGCCGAGATGAACCACAATGCGTTGAGTTTCGAGATCGAAGGCGATCTGTGGGCCCAGCCCGTGCCGCTGCGCCTGATGCTGCAAACCGACCTGGACCTGGAGTCCGGGCATGTGCGGGTGGTTAACGCCGACCAGCGGAGGCGCCCATGA